A single window of Betta splendens chromosome 11, fBetSpl5.4, whole genome shotgun sequence DNA harbors:
- the s100v2 gene encoding S100 calcium binding protein V2 isoform X2 has protein sequence MCSYSDLEQAINTLVSGFHQASGDHSATLKTDEFKNLLSSQMPNLAKGIGTDQGLSEIMRKMGVADGEGISFKHFWNFVQTAASSQYNLFSSQKGTSCSCILL, from the exons TACTCTGACCTGGAGCAGGCCATCAACACACTGGTCAGTGGGTTCCACCAGGCCTCAGGTGACCATAGTGCCACGCTGAAAACAGATGAATTCAAAAATCTCTTGTCTTCTCAGATGCCCAATCTGGCCAAG GGTATCGGCACAGACCAAGGGCTGAGTGAGATAATGCGGAAGATGGGGGTAGCTGATGGTGAGGGCATCTCTTTCAAACACTTCTGGAACTTCGTCCAGACGGCTGCCTCTTCACAGTACAACCTCTTCAGCAGCCAGAAGGGCACATCTTGCAGCTGCATCCTCCTGTGA
- the s100v2 gene encoding S100 calcium binding protein V2 isoform X1, which produces MPQYSDLEQAINTLVSGFHQASGDHSATLKTDEFKNLLSSQMPNLAKGIGTDQGLSEIMRKMGVADGEGISFKHFWNFVQTAASSQYNLFSSQKGTSCSCILL; this is translated from the exons TACTCTGACCTGGAGCAGGCCATCAACACACTGGTCAGTGGGTTCCACCAGGCCTCAGGTGACCATAGTGCCACGCTGAAAACAGATGAATTCAAAAATCTCTTGTCTTCTCAGATGCCCAATCTGGCCAAG GGTATCGGCACAGACCAAGGGCTGAGTGAGATAATGCGGAAGATGGGGGTAGCTGATGGTGAGGGCATCTCTTTCAAACACTTCTGGAACTTCGTCCAGACGGCTGCCTCTTCACAGTACAACCTCTTCAGCAGCCAGAAGGGCACATCTTGCAGCTGCATCCTCCTGTGA
- the LOC121202609 gene encoding uncharacterized protein LOC121202609 — protein sequence MLKLCGFCVFIAQLCLASDMNADLSIQITALIPDVKTSQDVIMDICVPLSNYRVYHQKISLRADPLPSDPRKLLTDSFKNTKASSATADSPTAEPLTLPVTSYQGITHSCDVTFKGQCCFNQTETVFETFKSEMMSNQKHIEKLEEEYNHQTIIIMEEDPIVAESATYLFERHFTISTLLIYKNGKLCVVRGSPFSSTRNHDVILVGHGSKSTNGTVKLSGFGPGEIAKFVSVLKTELFLSQLGTISLISCRLGNDLHFILQLLQAFQSYNIKTMLHLYDSFVSVTSEGKLLTRSNGVWRFQDHSRRIFAELDQGGRLLTKAELGCTGPVFPEYKGSILYLQTLEWPNHPQMFVPAELRKRYPSIDCLEGLTWSLFFEENERRRAPNYVPDNNQRTLKAIWLTEPRPEEESTNFKHIMTIQDLLVEIRYNAREEIASNLYYVLNECIYKVNGRNLNVSLVGKFMITDNQGEIESFHQNFGKQQGWSSLHDLRQGLKAAKFNDFCRQTFQFQQCSYNCERWGHYFMVAVFAASVRNFRTFSLFLMSVIGCEVGRIRGIDSSLCTAFVDDDHPMATEQAWPEQFHRGFYGCTVDNYELAPQDKQMWLDVLVAKENALYVKSKQLMNGIYHDEQTELDIFGRVKVMNKYVFSSYLEFFRGTPEGRRLKRGCTASFNDKLKP from the exons ATGTTGAAACTCtgtggattttgtgtttttatagctcAGCTGTGTTTGGCATCAGATATGAACGCTG ATTTGAGCATTCAGATAACTGCATTGATCCCTGATGTAAAAACCAG TCAGGACGTTATTATGGACATTTGTGTCCCACTGTCCAACTACAG aGTATATCATCAGAAGATTTCACTAAGGGCTGACCCCCTACCCTCTGATCCTCGAAAGCTGCTAACTGATTCCTTTAAAAACACCAAGGCTAGTAGTGCTACTGCAGATTCACCTACTGCAGAACCTCTGACTTTACCTGTGACATCATATCAGGGAATCACTCATAGCTGTGATGTTACCTTTAAGGGACAGTGCTGTTTCAATCAAACAGAAACTGTGTTTGAGACATTTAAGTCAGAAATGATGTCAAATCAAAAACATATTGAAAAATTGGAAGAGGAATATAACCACCAGACTATAATTATAATGGAAGAAGACCCTATAGTGGCTGAGTCAGCTACTTACCTGTTTGAAAGGCATTTCACCATATCAACTCTGCTAATATACAAAAATGGGAAACTGTGTGTTGTCAGAGGAAGCCCTTTCTCCTCTACCAGAAATCATGACGTCATACTAGTTGGCCATGGAAGTAAATCTACTAATGGAACAGTCAAACTGTCTGGCTTTGGCCCGGGGGAGATTGCCAAATTTGTCTCAGTCTTAAAAACTGAACTCTTCCTTAGCCAGCTTGGCACCATAAGTCTTATTAGCTGCAGGCTTGGCAATGACCTTCACTTTATTTTGCAGCTCTTACAGGCTTTTCAGTCttacaacataaaaacaatgCTGCATTTATATGACTCTTTTGTCTCGGTTACCTCTGAGGGCAAGCTATTGACAAGATCAAATGGAGTCTGGAGGTTCCAAGACCACAGTAGAAGAATCTTTGCTGAATTGGACCAAGGAGGTAGACTGCTAACCAAAGCTGAACTTGGCTGCACAGGGCCAGTTTTTCCTGAATATAAAGGAAGCATCTTATATCTTCAAACACTAGAGTGGCCAAACCACCCTCAAATGTTTGTTCCAGCCGAGCTACGTAAAAGGTACCCTTCTATAGATTGCTTAGAGGGACTTACGTGGAGTTTATTCTTTGAGGAGAATGAGAGAAGACGTGCACCCAATTACGTCCCAGACAACAACCAAAGAACGTTAAAAGCAATCTGGCTTACAGAACCAAGACCAGAAGAAGAAAGCACTAATTTCAAGCATATCATGACTATTCAAGATCTACTAGTTGAAATACGATACAATGCCAGAGAGGAAATTGCATCCAATCTTTACTATGTTCTTAATGAATGCATTTACAAAGTTAATGGAAGAAACCTTAATGTAAGTCTGGTGGGTAAGTTCATGATTACTGACAATCAAGGTGAAATTGAAAGTTTCCATCAAAACTTTGGCAAGCAGCAGGGTTGGTCCTCCTTGCATGATCTGAGACAAGGACTCAAAGCAGCAAAATTTAATGACTTCTGTCGTCAGACTTTTCAGTTCCAACAGTGCAGCTACAACTGCGAGAGATGGGGTCATTACTTCATGGTAGCAGTGTTTGCGGCATCGGTGCGAAACTTTAGAACTTTCTCACTTTTCCTCATGAGCGTCATAGGTTGTGAAGTAGGCCGTATACGCGGGATTGACAGCTCCCTATGCACAGCATTTGTTGATGATGACCACCCGATGGCAACTGAACAAGCTTGGCCAGAACAATTTCACAGAGGATTCTATGGCTGTACTGTTGATAACTACGAACTGGCACCACAGGACAAACAGATGTGGTTAGATGTACTAGTTGCAAAGGAGAATGCCCTGTATGTAAAGTCAAAGCAGCTGATGAATGGTATTTATCATGATGAGCAAACGGAGCTAGACATATTTGGGAGAGTCAAAGTTATGAACAAGTATGTGTTTTCATCTTATCTCGAATTCTTTCGTGGTACACCTGAGGGAAGGAGGCTCAAGAGGGGATGTACTGCCTCTTTTAATGACAAGTTAAAACCATAA